GGAGCAGTGGGCCTCATTATCAAGAGAATGACAGATCCCATGCTGAACGAGTTCTCTGCTGGAATCGATTACATGAACTTGGCTTGGCTGGCAGCCATTTTTGTAACCGGCTTTCTGGTATGGCTCAAAGACCCAGGTTTCGATGCATCAAGACAGTTTTTCGTGAGCCTGATCAGCTCCAAACCAGCTCCGACGCTCAGCGGGATGCACGTCATTAATCTGCTGCTGTTTATCGGATTCTGGGCTTACTTTCCGTTCACCCACATGACCCACATGGTTTCAAAGTACTTCATGTGGGATAAAGTGAAATGGGACGACAGTCCCAATGTGGGCGACCCGGGAATGGATGCCAAGATCAAGGAATATCTCGGTTATCCGGTTACCTGGTCTGCTCCTCATATTCAGGCGGAAGGCGGGAAGAAGACGTGGGCCGATGTGGCCACATCGAATCCTTTCGCTGGCGAACAGAAATAAGCGGAGGAATACGCGAATGAAACCCGAAGATATATCCAAAAAAGCCGAGCAGATGGTCGAGCTTAAAGTTGAAGATCTTACTCCTCTTCCTCCTCCATACGATAAATATGACGAAGAAACCTTCACACAGTTGACTCCCGACCAGAAAACAAGATGGGAGCACTCGCTTGACGGCGTGAGCGCGCTCAACTTGCCCAAACCCCAATCCCCTGAAGAAGAAGAGAAGCTGGTCCGGTCCTTCCTGGAAGGTTTCAAGAAATTGCTCTCAAAAGAGAACAACTGGACTTTTCTCCAGCCTCTTACTCTTTCACTGGAGTACTGTGCAAAATGCCAGACGTGTGCCGATGCATGCCCGGTGTACGAAGCGAGCGGTCGCAAGGATATCTATAGACCGACATTTCGAGCCGACGTGCTGAGAAAGATCGCCAAGAAGTATATTTCTCCCGGCGGAAAGTTACTTGCCGGATTCCGAGGCCACGATATCGAGTTGAATTGGGATTTGGTGGCAAGACTGGCAGAGTTGGCGTATCGATGTACCCTGTGCAGGCGCTGTACTCAGGTATGTCCAATCGGCGTGGACAATGGACTGATTACCCATGAACTGCGTAAAATCTTCAGCATGGAAATGGGAATTGCTCCTGAAGAGATACATGCCAAAGGCTCGGTCAAACACCTGAGATTCGGTTCCAGCACCGGTATGATCAAGGCTGCCGTGGAAGATATAATCGAGTATCTTGAAGACGATATCGAAGAAAAAACCGGTAAACAGATCAAGATTCCCATCAACAAGAAAGGCGCTGACATCCTGCTCGTTCACAATGCCGGCGAATTCATGGCATGGCCTGAGAACCCCATGTCATTCGCTATCCTCTTTGACGCGGCAGGTATCAACTACACACTATCCACGGAACTCGTGGGGTATGATGCTGTCAATTACGGGC
The sequence above is a segment of the Desulfomonile tiedjei DSM 6799 genome. Coding sequences within it:
- a CDS encoding respiratory nitrate reductase subunit gamma, which encodes MEVLKLLTYLSGAVFVVAFAVKLIKYFTMPMHVRWELYPVPHEGKPYGGSFYEDVDFWKKTRHKDHMAQYKFMVPEILFIKALYEDNRPLWYWSFPFHFGLYLSIGGLVFLAIGGVLEALGLPPSTSALASLVQALTQVLAVIGFILGAIGAVGLIIKRMTDPMLNEFSAGIDYMNLAWLAAIFVTGFLVWLKDPGFDASRQFFVSLISSKPAPTLSGMHVINLLLFIGFWAYFPFTHMTHMVSKYFMWDKVKWDDSPNVGDPGMDAKIKEYLGYPVTWSAPHIQAEGGKKTWADVATSNPFAGEQK
- a CDS encoding (Fe-S)-binding protein, giving the protein MKPEDISKKAEQMVELKVEDLTPLPPPYDKYDEETFTQLTPDQKTRWEHSLDGVSALNLPKPQSPEEEEKLVRSFLEGFKKLLSKENNWTFLQPLTLSLEYCAKCQTCADACPVYEASGRKDIYRPTFRADVLRKIAKKYISPGGKLLAGFRGHDIELNWDLVARLAELAYRCTLCRRCTQVCPIGVDNGLITHELRKIFSMEMGIAPEEIHAKGSVKHLRFGSSTGMIKAAVEDIIEYLEDDIEEKTGKQIKIPINKKGADILLVHNAGEFMAWPENPMSFAILFDAAGINYTLSTELVGYDAVNYGLWYDDVQFARVALKHLEVARDLGVKKIVIGECGHAHKALSVIADRLLPGEQMIPRESSYTLLWDIVKSGKIKFDPSKNDFPVTLHDPCNVVRLMGIVQPQRNVLNAIFPPGRFREMTPHGVQNYCCGGGSGFAIMQSGNFPDWRRLVSGRKKLQQYLNAFQGEMDPSIRKMICAPCSNCKGQTRDLLEGYEVFEKTGIWYTGLVELMVNAMVDQEKPFLEWPDDEDDDM